Proteins from a genomic interval of Solidesulfovibrio sp.:
- a CDS encoding MFS transporter — protein sequence MEHHGPRGADFPGGPQARRSFSLLVRSFRHRNFRLFFAGQFISLIGTWMQSVAVSWLVYRLTGSSLALGTVGFVSHLPVFALGLWGGCLADRRDKRWLLVTTQIAAMFQAVALAALTLTGTATVWQVGALAMLLGVVNAVDMPTRQAFVVEMVGKEDLHNAIALNSSMFNSARVLGPALAGLLVAAVGEGMCFLLNAVSYLAVIASLVSMRLPPVTGCRVKEPMAARILEGLRHAWRDKAMRGILAGLGLTSLFGASFMILLPVMTDAVLGHGAQGLGFLTAAMGVGSVAAALTLAVRPESRGLGRIRLLAGLGFGASLAAFGLSRAFWLSLSVTPVLGFCLILFFAAANTSLQLRSPDALRGRVMALYSITLVGMAPFGSLLAGWLASLIGAPATLAVCGAICALGVGVLAATLPAGDAQPSARAS from the coding sequence ATGGAACACCACGGGCCGCGAGGCGCTGATTTTCCGGGCGGCCCGCAGGCTCGCCGTTCCTTTTCCCTGCTCGTTCGTTCGTTTCGCCATCGCAATTTCCGGCTTTTTTTCGCCGGCCAGTTCATTTCGCTCATCGGCACCTGGATGCAGTCCGTGGCCGTGTCCTGGCTGGTCTACCGGCTCACGGGCTCGTCCCTGGCCCTGGGGACCGTGGGCTTCGTCAGCCATCTGCCGGTCTTCGCCTTGGGGCTGTGGGGAGGCTGCCTGGCCGACCGCCGGGACAAGCGCTGGCTGCTTGTGACCACGCAGATCGCGGCCATGTTCCAGGCCGTTGCCCTGGCCGCCCTGACGCTCACCGGCACGGCCACGGTCTGGCAGGTCGGCGCCCTGGCCATGCTCCTTGGCGTGGTCAACGCCGTGGACATGCCCACGCGGCAGGCCTTCGTGGTGGAGATGGTGGGTAAGGAGGACCTGCACAACGCCATCGCGCTCAATTCCTCCATGTTCAACAGCGCCCGGGTCCTGGGGCCGGCCCTGGCCGGCCTGCTCGTGGCCGCCGTGGGCGAGGGGATGTGTTTCCTGCTCAATGCCGTCAGCTACCTGGCCGTCATCGCCAGCCTGGTCAGCATGCGCCTGCCGCCCGTGACGGGATGCCGGGTCAAGGAGCCCATGGCCGCGCGTATCCTCGAAGGCTTGCGCCATGCCTGGAGGGACAAGGCCATGCGCGGCATCCTGGCCGGGTTGGGCCTGACGAGCCTTTTCGGCGCGTCGTTTATGATCCTGCTGCCGGTCATGACCGACGCCGTGCTGGGGCACGGGGCGCAGGGACTGGGCTTTCTCACCGCGGCCATGGGTGTGGGCAGCGTGGCCGCCGCCCTGACGCTGGCCGTGCGGCCGGAGAGCCGGGGACTTGGCCGCATCCGGCTGCTGGCCGGCCTGGGCTTCGGGGCGTCCCTGGCCGCGTTCGGCCTGTCGCGCGCGTTTTGGCTGTCCCTGTCCGTGACGCCGGTCCTGGGATTCTGCCTGATCCTTTTTTTCGCCGCCGCCAACACCTCGCTGCAACTGCGCAGTCCCGACGCCTTGCGGGGCCGGGTCATGGCGCTGTATTCCATCACGCTGGTCGGCATGGCCCCGTTCGGGTCGCTGCTGGCCGGGTGGCTGGCGAGCCTCATCGGCGCGCCGGCGACCCTGGCCGTGTGCGGCGCCATATGCGCCCTGGGCGTGGGGGTCCTGGCCGCAACCCTTCCCGCGGGCGACGCGCAACCGTCGGCCCGCGCCTCCTGA
- a CDS encoding phosphoribosylaminoimidazolesuccinocarboxamide synthase, producing MTAVTETDIKAYPLRSRGKVRDIYELSPESLLIVTTDRISAYDVIMPDPIPQKGVILNQITLFWMDMFKDMIPNHLLATDVADFPADLAPYADMLQGRAVVAKKARPLPIECIVRGFITGSGLADYKATGTVSGHALPAGLVEADILPEPLFTPSTKAELGAHDENITLAKAKDMLGKELCDKVEAVSLAMYAQARDYARARGIVIADTKFEFGLTDDGLILIDEVLTPDSSRFWPAEGYAPGKAQPSFDKQYLRDWLTSVGFDRQPPAPRLPEAVVARTREKYLAAYEVLTGKKLF from the coding sequence ATGACCGCCGTGACCGAAACCGACATCAAGGCCTATCCCCTGCGCTCGCGCGGCAAAGTCCGCGACATCTACGAACTGTCCCCGGAAAGCCTGCTCATCGTCACCACCGACCGCATCTCGGCCTATGACGTCATCATGCCCGACCCCATCCCGCAAAAGGGCGTGATCCTCAACCAGATCACGCTGTTTTGGATGGACATGTTCAAGGACATGATCCCCAACCATCTGCTGGCCACGGACGTCGCCGACTTCCCGGCCGACCTGGCGCCCTACGCCGACATGCTCCAGGGGCGGGCCGTGGTGGCCAAGAAGGCCAGGCCGCTGCCCATCGAGTGCATCGTGCGCGGCTTCATCACCGGCTCGGGGCTTGCGGACTACAAGGCCACCGGGACCGTGTCCGGCCATGCCTTGCCCGCCGGCCTGGTCGAAGCCGACATCCTGCCCGAGCCGCTTTTCACGCCCTCGACCAAAGCGGAGCTCGGCGCCCACGACGAGAACATCACCCTGGCCAAGGCCAAGGACATGCTCGGCAAGGAGCTGTGCGACAAGGTCGAGGCAGTCAGCCTGGCCATGTATGCCCAGGCCCGCGACTACGCCCGGGCGCGCGGCATCGTCATCGCCGACACCAAGTTCGAGTTCGGCCTGACCGACGACGGCCTCATTCTCATCGACGAGGTGCTCACCCCGGATTCCTCGCGCTTCTGGCCGGCCGAGGGCTACGCCCCGGGCAAGGCCCAGCCGAGCTTCGACAAGCAGTACCTGCGCGACTGGCTGACCTCGGTCGGATTCGACAGGCAGCCGCCCGCGCCGCGCCTGCCCGAGGCCGTGGTGGCCAGGACGCGCGAAAAGTACCTGGCGGCCTACGAAGTGCTGACCGGGAAAAAGTTGTTCTGA
- a CDS encoding phosphoribosyltransferase family protein, protein MPLEQRLCRALWEAGAVTVSPRPVTLKSGRLSHVYVSLRHFLCAPDGLRLCGDLFGRHLGQRVAAVASAASLLSPVLAGAFAGRFGLPLLLFRPDDAEKGLAGQVFGRMLPLPVVILDDVLTSGGTALAAARAYREHGAGEVSLFVFVDKRPRSRRADFPLPVAAPLALGEVLRFGIEAGHVTGAAVALAGTELEYLER, encoded by the coding sequence ATGCCCCTGGAACAACGTCTGTGCCGGGCGCTGTGGGAAGCCGGCGCCGTGACCGTCTCGCCACGGCCCGTCACCCTCAAGTCGGGCCGCTTGAGCCACGTCTACGTGTCGTTGCGCCATTTCCTGTGCGCCCCGGACGGCTTGCGCCTGTGCGGCGACCTGTTCGGCCGCCACCTCGGGCAGCGCGTGGCGGCCGTGGCCTCGGCGGCCAGCCTGCTGTCGCCGGTCCTGGCCGGGGCCTTCGCCGGGCGCTTCGGCCTGCCGCTGCTCCTTTTTCGGCCCGACGACGCGGAAAAGGGGCTGGCCGGCCAGGTGTTCGGCCGGATGCTGCCCCTGCCCGTCGTCATCCTCGACGACGTGCTCACCTCCGGCGGCACGGCCCTGGCCGCCGCCCGGGCCTACCGCGAGCACGGGGCCGGGGAGGTTTCGCTTTTCGTCTTCGTGGACAAGCGGCCGCGCTCGCGCCGGGCGGACTTTCCCCTGCCCGTGGCCGCGCCGCTTGCGCTCGGGGAAGTGCTGCGCTTCGGCATCGAGGCCGGCCACGTAACCGGGGCGGCCGTCGCCCTGGCCGGCACGGAACTGGAGTACCTGGAACGGTAG
- a CDS encoding aldo/keto reductase produces MRLVPLGSTGIMVSAVGFGGIPLIRLNFEEAETVLRHAVDRGVTFFDTANRYVDSEEKMGRAFAGLRDKVVIATKTGQRSAKAAMEELELSLARLGTDYIDLYQPHQVSKPEELEALLGPGGAMEALEAARTQGKIRHIGITSHSLAMARKLVATGLFATVQFPYNIVETEAADNLFPEAKAAGMGILVMKPFAGGMLDDGGLALRFLRRDPGLLALPGCDTVEQVDLAVDIFAAEADWTEADEAKAQAYRDELGSRFCRRCEYCQPCPQGVSITYAMMYRVVAKRMSPAKAVKFAATTMESVRNCLDCGECATRCPYNLPIPEMLREHLAMFDSHKAAQ; encoded by the coding sequence ATGCGTCTTGTGCCGTTGGGATCGACCGGAATCATGGTCTCGGCCGTCGGGTTCGGCGGCATCCCCCTCATCCGCCTGAATTTCGAAGAGGCGGAAACCGTGCTGCGCCACGCCGTGGACCGGGGCGTCACCTTTTTCGACACCGCCAACCGCTACGTGGACAGCGAGGAGAAGATGGGCCGGGCCTTTGCCGGCCTTCGCGACAAGGTGGTCATCGCCACCAAGACCGGCCAGCGCTCGGCCAAGGCGGCCATGGAGGAACTCGAACTGAGCCTTGCGCGCCTCGGCACCGATTACATCGACCTCTACCAGCCCCACCAGGTGTCCAAGCCCGAGGAGCTCGAGGCCCTGCTCGGCCCGGGCGGGGCCATGGAGGCCCTGGAGGCCGCCCGAACCCAAGGCAAGATCCGCCACATCGGCATCACCTCCCACAGCCTGGCCATGGCCCGAAAGCTCGTGGCCACCGGGCTTTTCGCCACCGTCCAGTTTCCCTACAACATCGTCGAGACCGAGGCGGCCGACAACCTCTTCCCCGAGGCCAAGGCGGCGGGCATGGGTATCCTGGTCATGAAGCCCTTCGCCGGCGGCATGCTCGACGACGGCGGGCTGGCCCTGCGCTTCCTGCGCCGCGACCCGGGCCTGCTGGCGCTGCCCGGCTGCGACACCGTGGAGCAGGTGGACCTGGCCGTGGACATCTTTGCGGCCGAGGCGGACTGGACCGAGGCCGACGAAGCCAAGGCGCAGGCCTACCGCGACGAGCTCGGCTCGCGGTTTTGCCGGCGCTGCGAATACTGCCAGCCCTGCCCGCAGGGCGTGAGCATCACCTACGCCATGATGTACCGGGTGGTGGCCAAGCGCATGTCTCCGGCCAAGGCGGTCAAATTCGCCGCCACGACCATGGAGTCGGTGCGAAACTGCCTGGACTGCGGCGAATGCGCCACGCGCTGCCCGTACAATCTGCCCATTCCGGAAATGCTGCGCGAGCACCTGGCCATGTTCGACAGCCACAAGGCCGCCCAGTGA
- a CDS encoding alkaline phosphatase family protein, with translation MALPRTFRKAIIVGIDGLDPGLCRSMTARGRLPHLARLAASGVCSPLHTANPAQSPVAWTCLATGTNPGRHGVFDFIVREPGSYLPRLSLTRPGPGGQPAPAYATPTFFDVAARAGLPVTAVRWPVTYPPAFAGATVLAGLGAPDVKGRLGNYVLYAEATPREVGRGKAVTVRFVDGRAVAAVEGPATLVAGKRAPALASLTLTRGDGRLGYALGEAAGSLRPGQWSPYLRLAFDLGEGKRVWGLTRLFLNALEPLSLYCGPIQVDPRAPSLPIASPPDYAGALAEALGGPYSTLGMPEETKGLTDGAVTDEAFLSFCDDVTGERERMLAFELGRFREGLLSVVFDTSDRIQHCFWRLHDPSHPLYDPAEARRLGPVIEEHLARMDAAVGLAMEAAGDDTALFVCSDHGFCSYARSMHLNAWLADAGYLAVRPHDPDDPGELFTHVDWSRTRAYALGFGSLYLNIAGREPQGIVPAGAPALELADEIAGRLVAASDAGRPAVAAVHRKQALYAGERLDAAPDLVVGLRPPYRVAWTSAIGGTGPAIFTDNRQKWSGDHCVDASFVPGTLFANLPYMAPDEGVAQTRLAATVCAALGLSPQPEMDAALSRIR, from the coding sequence ATGGCGCTTCCCCGCACGTTCCGCAAGGCGATCATCGTCGGTATCGACGGGCTGGACCCGGGGCTTTGCCGCTCCATGACGGCCCGGGGACGGCTGCCGCATCTGGCCCGCCTGGCGGCCTCGGGCGTCTGCAGCCCGCTTCATACGGCCAATCCCGCCCAAAGCCCGGTGGCCTGGACCTGCCTGGCCACCGGAACCAATCCCGGCCGCCATGGCGTGTTTGATTTCATCGTGCGCGAGCCGGGTTCCTATCTGCCGCGCCTGTCCCTGACCCGGCCCGGCCCGGGCGGCCAGCCCGCGCCGGCCTACGCGACGCCCACCTTCTTCGACGTGGCCGCCCGGGCCGGGCTGCCCGTGACGGCCGTGCGCTGGCCCGTGACCTATCCCCCGGCCTTCGCCGGGGCCACGGTCCTGGCCGGCCTGGGCGCCCCGGACGTCAAGGGGCGCCTGGGCAACTATGTCCTGTACGCGGAGGCGACGCCTCGGGAAGTCGGGCGGGGCAAGGCTGTGACCGTGCGTTTCGTCGACGGCCGGGCCGTGGCCGCCGTGGAAGGGCCGGCCACCCTGGTCGCGGGCAAGCGCGCGCCGGCCTTGGCCTCCCTGACCCTGACCCGCGGCGACGGCCGCCTGGGCTATGCCCTGGGCGAGGCCGCCGGAAGCCTCCGGCCGGGGCAGTGGTCGCCCTACCTGCGTCTGGCCTTCGACCTGGGCGAGGGCAAACGCGTCTGGGGGCTGACCCGCTTGTTTCTCAACGCGTTGGAGCCGTTGTCCTTGTACTGTGGCCCCATCCAGGTCGATCCCCGGGCGCCGTCGCTGCCCATCGCCTCGCCGCCGGACTACGCCGGGGCGTTGGCCGAGGCCCTGGGCGGCCCCTACAGCACCCTGGGCATGCCCGAGGAGACCAAAGGGCTCACCGACGGCGCGGTCACGGACGAGGCCTTCCTGTCGTTTTGCGACGACGTGACCGGCGAGCGGGAGCGGATGCTGGCCTTTGAGCTGGGCCGTTTCCGGGAGGGGCTGCTTTCGGTGGTCTTCGACACCTCGGACCGCATCCAGCATTGTTTCTGGCGGCTGCACGACCCGTCGCACCCGCTGTACGACCCGGCCGAGGCCAGGCGGCTGGGGCCGGTCATCGAGGAGCACCTGGCCCGCATGGACGCGGCGGTGGGGCTGGCCATGGAGGCGGCCGGCGACGACACGGCCCTGTTCGTGTGTTCCGACCACGGCTTTTGTTCCTATGCCCGGTCCATGCACCTCAACGCCTGGCTGGCCGATGCCGGCTATCTGGCCGTGCGGCCCCACGACCCGGACGATCCCGGCGAGCTCTTCACGCACGTGGACTGGTCGCGCACCCGGGCCTACGCCCTGGGCTTCGGCTCCCTCTACCTCAATATCGCCGGCCGGGAGCCCCAGGGCATCGTGCCGGCCGGGGCGCCCGCCCTGGAGCTGGCCGACGAGATCGCCGGCCGTCTGGTCGCCGCGAGCGACGCCGGCCGGCCGGCCGTGGCCGCCGTGCACCGGAAGCAGGCGCTCTACGCCGGGGAGCGCCTGGACGCGGCGCCGGATCTGGTGGTGGGGCTTCGCCCGCCCTACCGGGTGGCCTGGACTTCGGCCATCGGCGGCACGGGCCCGGCCATTTTCACGGACAACAGGCAGAAGTGGTCCGGTGACCACTGCGTCGACGCTTCCTTCGTTCCGGGCACACTTTTTGCTAATTTGCCCTATATGGCGCCCGACGAAGGGGTGGCGCAGACGCGGCTTGCGGCCACGGTGTGCGCGGCGCTCGGGCTTTCGCCGCAACCGGAGATGGATGCGGCGCTGTCACGGATTCGTTAG
- the hisD gene encoding histidinol dehydrogenase: protein MPCPSFMVNGPEDFGPIRALLDSREEAAGDAAQKVERILADVAKRGDEALVDFTSRFDCSTFDASCIRVAPADIAAGLAAIPASDAAIIAEAADNIRAFHAAQKERSWWQPAADGTMLGQIVSPVDAAGCYVPGGRGGETPLISSLLMNAIPAQVAGVPRIVAVSPPRADGTLNPYILAAAAICGIEEIHRVGSAWAVAALAYGTASIKPVDVIAGPGNIYVTTAKRLLIGKVGIDMIAGPSEIAILADASANPEWLAADMLSQAEHDPMAAAICVSTEAALLQEVCEALRRQLADLPRNEIAAAALGRFGALVAVPDLDVGMALLNAMAPEHFELCVADPWSLVGKVRHAGAVFLGHHCPEPVGDYFAGPNHVLPTMGTARFSSALSVATFTKKTSLIAAAPGYVSAHGAKIARLARLENLEAHARSVECRLKS, encoded by the coding sequence ATGCCCTGCCCCAGTTTCATGGTCAACGGCCCGGAGGATTTCGGGCCCATCCGCGCCTTGCTCGACAGCCGCGAGGAGGCCGCCGGCGACGCGGCCCAGAAAGTCGAACGCATCCTGGCCGACGTGGCGAAACGCGGCGACGAGGCCCTGGTCGATTTCACCAGCCGGTTCGACTGCTCCACCTTCGACGCCTCCTGCATCCGGGTCGCGCCCGCGGACATCGCCGCCGGCCTGGCCGCCATTCCCGCGTCCGACGCGGCCATCATTGCCGAGGCGGCGGACAACATCCGCGCCTTCCACGCCGCCCAGAAGGAACGCTCCTGGTGGCAGCCCGCCGCCGACGGCACCATGCTCGGCCAGATCGTCAGCCCGGTGGACGCGGCCGGCTGCTACGTGCCCGGCGGGCGCGGCGGCGAAACGCCGCTTATTTCCAGCCTGCTCATGAACGCCATCCCGGCGCAGGTGGCCGGCGTGCCGCGCATCGTGGCCGTCTCCCCGCCGCGCGCCGACGGGACGCTCAATCCCTACATCCTGGCCGCCGCCGCCATCTGCGGCATCGAGGAAATCCACCGGGTGGGCAGCGCCTGGGCCGTGGCCGCCCTGGCCTACGGCACGGCCTCCATCAAGCCCGTCGACGTCATCGCCGGGCCGGGCAACATCTACGTGACCACGGCCAAGCGGCTTCTCATCGGCAAGGTCGGCATCGACATGATCGCCGGCCCCAGCGAAATCGCCATCCTGGCCGATGCCAGCGCCAACCCCGAGTGGCTGGCCGCGGACATGCTCTCCCAGGCCGAGCACGACCCCATGGCCGCGGCCATCTGCGTCTCCACCGAGGCGGCGCTGTTGCAGGAGGTGTGCGAGGCCCTCAGGCGCCAACTGGCCGACCTGCCGCGAAACGAGATCGCCGCCGCCGCCCTCGGCAGGTTCGGCGCCCTGGTGGCCGTGCCGGACCTCGACGTCGGCATGGCTCTTCTCAACGCCATGGCGCCCGAGCATTTCGAACTGTGCGTGGCCGATCCCTGGAGCCTGGTCGGCAAGGTGCGCCATGCCGGCGCGGTGTTTCTGGGCCACCACTGCCCGGAGCCGGTGGGCGACTACTTCGCCGGCCCCAACCACGTGCTGCCGACCATGGGCACGGCCCGGTTTTCCTCGGCCCTGTCCGTGGCGACGTTCACCAAGAAAACCAGCCTCATCGCCGCCGCCCCGGGCTACGTTTCCGCCCACGGCGCGAAGATCGCCCGCCTGGCCCGGCTCGAAAACCTGGAAGCCCACGCCAGAAGCGTGGAATGCCGGCTCAAATCCTAA
- a CDS encoding MarR family transcriptional regulator yields MADTLDACARELLEVMPLVMQDLRRTMRSHSAPDLRVPELRSLAFLRHSPGSNLTDLAEYIGVSLPSMSKLVDALAFRGLIDRQSDPGDRRRVRLFLTEEGTAVLTKAREAVKTAFAAKLARLRPEDVATVTTSLGLLRDLFVFVPGAALAAKAVAPEPVEA; encoded by the coding sequence ATGGCCGACACACTGGATGCGTGCGCCCGCGAACTCCTGGAGGTCATGCCGCTGGTCATGCAGGACCTGCGGCGGACCATGCGCAGCCACAGCGCCCCGGACTTGCGCGTTCCCGAACTGCGAAGCCTGGCCTTTCTGCGACACAGCCCCGGCTCCAACCTCACCGATCTGGCCGAATACATTGGCGTTTCCCTGCCATCCATGTCCAAGCTCGTGGACGCGCTGGCTTTTCGCGGCCTCATCGACCGTCAGTCCGATCCCGGGGATCGCCGCCGCGTGCGGCTTTTTCTGACAGAGGAAGGGACGGCCGTGCTGACCAAGGCCAGGGAGGCGGTCAAGACCGCCTTTGCCGCCAAACTGGCCCGCCTGCGGCCCGAAGACGTCGCCACGGTCACGACGAGCCTGGGGCTGTTGCGCGACTTGTTCGTTTTTGTCCCAGGTGCCGCCCTGGCCGCCAAGGCCGTCGCGCCGGAACCGGTCGAGGCCTAG
- a CDS encoding CBS domain-containing protein — MSFPPKPPLQKAPVIVTGHANADFDCLAAIIAAGKLYPGATLIFPGSQEKNLRHFFIQSATYLFNFKNFKDIEPQSVQTLVLVDTRQRSRVPHIEPVFANPGLTIHCYDHHPDTDEDVAATVSLVRPWGSTTAILMERIMAENLELTTDEATILGLGIYEDTGSFTFASTTEHDLAAAAWLRGRGMDVGVIADLMTRELSSEQITIMSQLIESAQTHDVNGVEVVIAEATSDQYVGDFALLVHKFLDMENLRVLFAIGLMNDRVHLVARSRTPDVDVGRICASLGGGGHPYAASASIKNRTLTQVREELFGLLYSQVNPQILVRQLMSKPAVSIEETASMRRAEEIMTRYGLKALPVIAGKGNRRCLGVIEHDIMDKAINHGLGDVPVAEYMIRDPAVVTPETDLYPVMEIILGRRQRLVPVVENGKLSGVVTRTDLVNTLVKEPARIPESLLPERKRDRNIGGLLRERLPKELLELLRKAGSLGQSLGYGVYVVGGFVRDVLLKHPNFDVDLVVEGDGIAFAAAMVREMGGRFKSHPKFKTAVVVLPDGQRVDVATARLEYYEYPAALPTVELSSIKMDLYRRDFTVNALAVHLSPERFGELVDFFGAQRDIKERVLRVLHSLSFVEDPTRIVRAIRFSERFGFRIGAQTDRLIKNAVRHNFFHKLSGARVFHELRLILEEKTPLSCLRRMQEYKLLAAVHPLLALTPAREGVLMEVENVINWYRLLYIEPAPRTWLVYFLALCSGMDAQQFGAVGKRLNFSKRTAEDLARLREMVRDTAQGLFNWEYHKGPLSGLYFLLEDLPIEGALFLMARNPREPLQKYVSLFLTGLRNKRVEITGNDLKKLGIEPGPRYTDILRQITAAVIDGHAPCRSEQLELVRRLAAGRSIASLLARTTTGERCTLPAATAPPEATDGDEA, encoded by the coding sequence ATGAGCTTTCCACCAAAGCCGCCCCTGCAAAAGGCCCCGGTCATCGTCACCGGCCACGCCAACGCCGACTTCGACTGCCTGGCCGCCATCATCGCCGCCGGCAAGCTCTATCCCGGGGCCACGCTGATCTTTCCGGGCAGCCAGGAAAAAAACCTCCGGCATTTCTTCATCCAAAGCGCGACCTATCTCTTCAATTTCAAGAACTTCAAGGATATCGAGCCGCAAAGCGTCCAGACCCTGGTGCTGGTCGACACCCGCCAGCGCTCCCGCGTGCCCCACATCGAGCCGGTGTTCGCCAATCCGGGCCTGACCATCCACTGCTACGACCACCACCCGGACACCGACGAGGACGTCGCGGCCACGGTCAGCCTGGTCAGGCCCTGGGGCTCCACCACGGCCATCCTCATGGAACGCATCATGGCCGAGAACCTGGAGCTGACCACGGACGAGGCCACCATCCTGGGCCTTGGCATCTACGAGGACACGGGCTCGTTCACCTTCGCCTCGACCACCGAGCACGACCTGGCCGCCGCCGCCTGGCTGCGCGGCCGGGGCATGGACGTGGGGGTGATCGCCGACCTCATGACCCGGGAGCTGTCCTCGGAACAGATCACCATCATGAGCCAGCTCATCGAGTCGGCGCAAACCCACGACGTCAACGGCGTGGAAGTGGTCATCGCCGAGGCCACCAGCGACCAGTACGTGGGCGATTTCGCCCTGCTCGTGCACAAGTTCCTGGACATGGAGAACCTGCGCGTGCTTTTCGCCATCGGGCTCATGAACGACCGGGTGCACCTGGTCGCCCGCTCGCGCACGCCGGACGTGGACGTGGGCAGGATATGCGCCTCCCTGGGCGGCGGCGGCCATCCCTACGCCGCCTCGGCCTCCATAAAAAACCGCACCCTGACGCAGGTGCGCGAGGAACTCTTCGGCCTGCTCTATTCCCAGGTCAACCCGCAGATCCTGGTGCGCCAGCTCATGAGCAAGCCGGCCGTGTCCATCGAGGAAACCGCCTCCATGCGCCGGGCCGAGGAGATCATGACCCGCTACGGCCTGAAAGCCCTGCCGGTCATCGCCGGCAAGGGCAACCGCCGCTGCCTGGGCGTCATCGAGCACGACATCATGGACAAGGCCATCAACCATGGCCTGGGCGACGTGCCGGTCGCCGAATACATGATCCGCGACCCGGCCGTGGTCACGCCGGAAACCGACCTCTACCCGGTCATGGAGATCATCCTGGGCCGGCGGCAGCGGCTGGTGCCGGTGGTGGAAAACGGCAAGCTTTCGGGCGTGGTCACGCGCACCGACCTGGTCAACACGCTGGTCAAGGAACCGGCCCGCATCCCGGAATCGCTTTTGCCCGAGCGCAAGCGCGACCGCAACATCGGCGGCCTGCTGCGCGAACGACTTCCTAAAGAACTGCTTGAACTTTTGCGCAAGGCCGGCAGCCTGGGCCAGAGCCTGGGCTACGGCGTCTACGTGGTGGGCGGCTTCGTGCGCGACGTGCTGCTCAAGCACCCCAATTTCGACGTGGACCTGGTGGTCGAGGGCGACGGCATCGCCTTTGCCGCGGCTATGGTCCGGGAGATGGGCGGCCGGTTCAAGTCCCACCCGAAGTTCAAGACGGCCGTGGTGGTCCTGCCCGACGGCCAGCGCGTGGACGTGGCCACGGCCCGGCTCGAATACTACGAATACCCGGCCGCCCTGCCCACGGTGGAGCTGTCCTCCATCAAGATGGACCTCTACCGCCGGGACTTCACGGTCAACGCCCTGGCCGTGCACCTTTCGCCCGAGCGCTTCGGCGAACTGGTGGATTTCTTCGGCGCCCAGCGCGACATCAAGGAACGCGTGCTGCGCGTGCTGCACTCCTTAAGCTTCGTCGAGGACCCCACGCGCATCGTGCGGGCCATCCGCTTCAGCGAGCGCTTCGGCTTCCGCATCGGGGCGCAAACCGACCGGCTGATCAAGAACGCCGTGCGCCACAACTTCTTCCACAAGCTCTCCGGCGCCCGGGTCTTCCACGAACTGCGCCTGATCCTGGAGGAGAAAACCCCCCTGTCCTGCCTGCGCCGCATGCAGGAATACAAGCTATTAGCCGCCGTCCATCCGCTGTTGGCCCTGACCCCGGCCCGGGAAGGCGTGCTCATGGAGGTGGAAAACGTCATCAACTGGTACCGGCTGCTCTACATCGAGCCGGCGCCGCGCACCTGGCTGGTCTATTTCCTGGCCCTGTGCTCGGGCATGGACGCCCAGCAGTTCGGGGCCGTCGGCAAGCGCCTCAACTTCTCCAAGCGCACGGCCGAGGACCTCGCCCGCCTGCGCGAGATGGTGCGCGACACGGCGCAGGGGCTTTTCAACTGGGAATACCACAAGGGGCCCCTGTCCGGGCTCTATTTCCTGCTCGAGGACCTGCCCATCGAGGGGGCGCTGTTCCTCATGGCCCGCAATCCCCGGGAGCCGCTCCAGAAATACGTGTCCCTCTTTCTCACCGGGCTTCGCAACAAGCGGGTGGAAATCACCGGCAACGACCTCAAGAAACTCGGCATCGAGCCCGGCCCCCGCTATACCGACATCCTGCGCCAGATCACGGCGGCGGTCATCGACGGTCACGCCCCCTGCCGCTCCGAGCAGCTGGAACTGGTGCGGCGGCTGGCGGCCGGGCGCTCCATCGCGTCTTTGCTGGCCCGGACCACGACCGGCGAGCGCTGCACGCTGCCCGCCGCCACGGCACCGCCCGAAGCCACGGACGGGGATGAGGCCTGA